In Ochrobactrum vermis, the following proteins share a genomic window:
- a CDS encoding lytic transglycosylase domain-containing protein, giving the protein MRYALSSSSAGLVRKGLMLLGCAVALSACNTTNDGKPVKTALITQTDTSSQTASATGSAASATANAAGTVTADAGAVAGTQTVAAVTDPSDPVLPANVPIPGIRGQSEPMMAYAGAQAAASPASVAANMAFETPDHAPEELDALITKYSVAYDVPERLVRRVVHRESRFNPGARNGPYWGLMQISHPTARGMGYTGAAKGLLDAETNLKYAVRYLSGAYKVAGGNESQAVRYYARGYYYDAKRKGLLQETGLDGSWKRSGPTRDAAASIEPASLPEGGATPLPGVAPIQASYAPTAQ; this is encoded by the coding sequence ATGCGTTACGCGCTTTCTTCCTCATCTGCCGGTCTGGTCCGCAAGGGCCTGATGCTTCTTGGTTGTGCCGTAGCGCTCAGCGCCTGCAATACCACCAATGACGGCAAGCCCGTGAAAACGGCGCTGATCACGCAGACCGATACATCCAGCCAGACTGCTTCCGCGACAGGCAGCGCTGCCAGTGCCACGGCCAATGCTGCAGGCACGGTGACTGCCGATGCCGGCGCTGTTGCCGGAACGCAGACCGTTGCAGCGGTAACCGATCCTTCCGATCCGGTCCTGCCTGCCAATGTTCCCATTCCCGGCATTCGTGGCCAGTCCGAGCCGATGATGGCCTATGCCGGTGCGCAGGCTGCCGCTTCGCCAGCATCCGTTGCCGCCAATATGGCGTTCGAGACGCCCGATCATGCGCCGGAAGAACTCGATGCGCTGATTACAAAATATTCCGTCGCCTATGATGTGCCGGAGCGCCTGGTGCGCCGGGTCGTGCATCGCGAGAGCCGGTTCAATCCGGGTGCGCGCAACGGACCCTATTGGGGTTTGATGCAGATCAGCCATCCGACTGCTCGTGGCATGGGTTATACGGGCGCGGCCAAGGGCCTGCTCGATGCGGAAACCAATCTGAAATATGCGGTTCGTTATCTGTCCGGCGCCTATAAGGTGGCAGGCGGTAACGAGAGCCAGGCAGTCCGCTATTATGCACGTGGCTATTATTACGACGCCAAGCGCAAGGGACTGTTGCAGGAAACCGGCCTCGACGGCAGCTGGAAGCGCAGCGGCCCGACTCGTGACGCAGCCGCTTCCATCGAACCGGCATCCTTGCCGGAAGGTGGGGCAACACCACTCCCCGGCGTCGCACCCATCCAGGCATCCTACGCCCCGACAGCGCAATAA
- a CDS encoding ABC transporter permease yields MSEPQAASAAQKPSIQDYEKTLSQSAADVASFDAGDQSALYRMRNFLHHNPAAVPLIVLVLSLLVFGITLGGKFFSAFALTLILQQVAITGIIAVAQTLVILTAGIDLSVGAIMVLSSVVMGQFTFRYGLPAELSVLCGFATGALCGFINGFLVAYVRLPPFIVTLGMWQVILATNFLYSANETIRAQEITAEAPILQFFGESIRIGGAVFTYGVIAMVLLVLLFWYVLNHTAWGRHVYAIGDDPEAAQLSGVSVKPILMSVYVLAGIICALAGWAMIGRLGSVSPTAGQFANIESITAVVIGGISLFGGRGSILGTMFGALIVGVFSLGLRLWGTDPQWTYLLIGVLIIAAVAIDQWIRKAAA; encoded by the coding sequence ATGAGTGAGCCACAGGCGGCTTCCGCTGCACAAAAACCGTCTATACAGGACTATGAAAAGACGTTGTCGCAAAGCGCGGCCGATGTCGCCTCCTTCGATGCGGGCGACCAGTCGGCGCTTTACCGGATGCGGAATTTCCTGCACCACAATCCAGCCGCTGTGCCGCTGATCGTGCTCGTCCTGTCGCTGCTGGTGTTCGGCATCACGCTCGGCGGCAAGTTCTTTTCCGCCTTCGCGCTGACACTCATTTTGCAGCAGGTCGCCATCACGGGCATCATTGCCGTGGCACAGACACTTGTGATCCTGACGGCGGGTATCGATCTTTCGGTCGGCGCCATCATGGTGCTGTCATCGGTGGTGATGGGCCAGTTCACCTTCCGCTATGGTCTGCCTGCCGAACTTTCCGTTCTCTGCGGCTTTGCCACGGGTGCGCTGTGCGGCTTCATCAACGGTTTTCTGGTTGCCTATGTCCGCCTGCCGCCCTTCATCGTGACGCTCGGCATGTGGCAGGTGATCCTCGCCACCAACTTCCTCTATTCGGCCAATGAGACGATCCGCGCGCAGGAAATCACGGCTGAAGCGCCGATCCTGCAATTCTTTGGCGAGAGCATCCGCATCGGCGGCGCCGTCTTCACCTATGGCGTCATTGCCATGGTGCTTCTGGTTCTGCTGTTCTGGTATGTGCTGAACCACACCGCCTGGGGACGGCACGTCTATGCCATCGGCGACGATCCGGAAGCGGCACAGCTTTCCGGCGTCTCGGTCAAGCCGATCTTGATGTCGGTCTATGTGCTGGCCGGTATCATCTGCGCGCTTGCAGGCTGGGCGATGATCGGTCGTCTGGGTTCTGTGTCGCCGACCGCAGGTCAGTTCGCCAATATCGAATCGATCACCGCCGTGGTGATCGGCGGCATTTCGCTGTTCGGCGGGCGCGGCTCCATTCTCGGCACCATGTTCGGCGCGCTGATTGTCGGCGTGTTTTCGCTGGGTCTGCGCCTGTGGGGCACCGATCCGCAATGGACCTATCTCCTGATCGGCGTTCTCATCATCGCCGCCGTCGCCATAGACCAGTGGATCAGAAAGGCTGCCGCATGA
- the trhA gene encoding PAQR family membrane homeostasis protein TrhA translates to MDVRLPYPIKWKYDRAELWADGVIHVLGVGLALAGAIAMLIYFLPNMPAATSISSGVYLASLLAALGISAVYNIWPVSPTKWFLRRFDHSAIYLLIAGTYTPFAMHMGDRALPLLLFVWSVAFVGITLKLFMPGRFDRLSILLYLALGWSGVMVYDTMVQSLPPAVFWLIAAGGMVYSLGVIFHVWERLRFQNAIWHGFVVVGAALHYCAVFFVGAWN, encoded by the coding sequence ATGGATGTAAGACTGCCTTATCCGATCAAATGGAAATATGACCGGGCCGAATTGTGGGCCGATGGCGTCATCCATGTTCTGGGTGTCGGGCTGGCGCTTGCCGGTGCCATTGCCATGCTGATCTATTTCCTGCCGAACATGCCTGCGGCGACCTCGATTTCGTCGGGGGTCTATCTGGCGAGCCTTCTGGCGGCGCTCGGAATTTCGGCTGTCTACAATATCTGGCCGGTTTCCCCGACAAAATGGTTCCTGCGCCGTTTTGACCACTCGGCAATCTATCTGCTGATCGCTGGAACCTACACGCCCTTTGCCATGCATATGGGGGATCGCGCACTGCCGCTGCTTCTCTTCGTATGGAGCGTGGCTTTTGTCGGCATCACATTGAAACTGTTCATGCCGGGACGTTTTGACCGGTTGTCGATCCTGCTTTATCTGGCGCTCGGCTGGAGCGGCGTGATGGTCTACGACACTATGGTGCAGTCGCTGCCGCCAGCCGTTTTCTGGCTGATTGCAGCCGGCGGCATGGTCTATTCTCTGGGTGTGATCTTCCATGTCTGGGAGCGTCTGCGGTTTCAAAATGCCATCTGGCATGGTTTTGTCGTGGTGGGCGCAGCGCTGCATTATTGTGCGGTGTTCTTTGTCGGCGCATGGAACTGA
- a CDS encoding nucleoside/nucleotide kinase family protein: MMPIEREALPSEILARLAETDGRLIVAIAGPPGAGKSTISDYLLHAINKGGETPSIVVPMDGFHLDDGILDRRGLLSRKGSPPTFDCAGFAVLLQRLKQAREEVFIPVFDRSLELSRAAASVVGPEHRVLLVEGNYLLLDREPWSRLAPLFDMTLYLDVPFAELERRLIDRWLGFGFDAETARNRARSNDIPNAELVVAQSRKAEFVVATAGR, translated from the coding sequence ATGATGCCAATTGAGCGCGAAGCGCTGCCTTCGGAAATTCTTGCACGGCTGGCGGAAACCGACGGGCGTCTGATCGTGGCCATTGCAGGCCCGCCGGGCGCAGGCAAGTCCACCATTTCCGACTATCTGCTCCATGCCATCAACAAGGGCGGCGAAACGCCGTCCATCGTCGTGCCCATGGACGGGTTTCATCTCGATGACGGGATTCTCGATCGGCGCGGATTGCTGAGCCGCAAGGGATCGCCGCCCACCTTCGACTGCGCCGGGTTTGCGGTGTTGCTTCAGCGTCTGAAACAGGCACGGGAAGAAGTTTTCATCCCGGTCTTCGACCGCTCGCTGGAGCTTTCCCGCGCTGCCGCATCTGTGGTTGGCCCCGAGCATCGCGTGCTTCTGGTCGAAGGCAATTATCTGCTGCTCGATCGGGAACCCTGGTCGCGGCTGGCTCCCTTGTTCGACATGACGCTCTATCTGGATGTGCCCTTTGCCGAGCTGGAGCGCCGCCTGATCGATCGCTGGCTCGGCTTCGGCTTCGATGCCGAAACGGCGCGAAACCGTGCGCGTTCCAACGATATTCCCAATGCCGAACTCGTGGTAGCGCAGTCGCGCAAGGCGGAATTTGTCGTCGCTACGGCTGGGCGATAA
- a CDS encoding sugar ABC transporter substrate-binding protein — MKKTVLSAAFAAFTLGAAALPVVGPANAADVGACLITKTDTNPFFVKMKEGAIAKAKELGVNLKTYAGKIDGDSESQVAAIETCIADGAKGILITASDTKGIVPSLQKARDAGMLIIALDTPLEPADAADATFATDNFLAGELVGKWAAATLGDKAKDARVAFLNLTASQPSVDVLRDQGFATGFGIDPKDKTKLGDEDDPRIAGRDLTDGNEEGGRRAMENLLQKDPNINVVHTINEPAAAGAYEALKAVGREKDVLIVSIDGGCPGVKNVQDGIIGATSQQYPLQMASLGIEAIKKFAGSGEKPKPTEGKDFVDTGVSLVTDKPVDGVPSIDTKTALDKCWG, encoded by the coding sequence ATGAAGAAGACAGTTCTGTCGGCAGCCTTCGCTGCCTTCACGCTTGGCGCTGCCGCGTTACCTGTTGTCGGTCCGGCCAATGCCGCCGATGTCGGCGCGTGCCTCATCACCAAGACCGATACCAACCCGTTCTTCGTCAAGATGAAGGAAGGCGCCATTGCCAAGGCCAAGGAGCTGGGCGTCAATCTCAAGACCTATGCGGGCAAGATCGACGGCGATTCCGAAAGCCAGGTCGCGGCGATCGAAACCTGCATCGCCGATGGCGCCAAGGGCATTCTCATCACCGCTTCCGATACCAAGGGCATTGTACCGTCGCTGCAGAAGGCGCGCGATGCGGGTATGCTCATCATCGCACTCGATACGCCGCTTGAACCAGCCGACGCGGCTGACGCAACCTTTGCCACCGACAATTTCCTTGCTGGCGAACTGGTCGGCAAATGGGCGGCGGCAACGCTTGGCGACAAGGCCAAGGACGCACGGGTTGCCTTCCTCAACCTTACCGCATCGCAGCCGAGCGTCGATGTTCTGCGCGATCAGGGCTTTGCTACCGGCTTCGGCATCGATCCGAAGGACAAGACCAAGCTCGGCGACGAAGACGATCCGCGCATTGCCGGTCGCGATCTGACCGACGGCAACGAAGAAGGCGGACGCCGGGCGATGGAAAACCTTCTCCAGAAGGACCCGAACATCAATGTCGTCCACACGATCAACGAGCCTGCCGCTGCCGGTGCCTATGAAGCACTGAAGGCGGTCGGGCGCGAAAAGGACGTGCTGATCGTCTCCATCGATGGCGGTTGCCCCGGTGTCAAGAACGTGCAGGACGGCATTATAGGTGCGACCTCGCAGCAATATCCGCTGCAGATGGCTTCGCTCGGCATCGAGGCGATCAAGAAATTCGCTGGCTCAGGCGAAAAGCCGAAGCCGACCGAGGGCAAGGACTTTGTCGATACCGGCGTGTCGCTTGTCACCGACAAGCCGGTCGATGGCGTTCCGTCCATCGATACGAAGACCGCGCTCGACAAGTGCTGGGGCTGA
- a CDS encoding ATP-binding cassette domain-containing protein → MKTSATPVLSAKGLVKRYGRVTALDHADFDLYPGEILAVIGDNGAGKSSLIKALSGAIKPDEGEVLLDGKPVSFHSPMEARQAGIETVYQNLALSPALSIADNLFLGREIRRKGPLGSLFRMLDRGAMEKIAREKLTELGLMTIQNIGQAVETLSGGQRQGVAVARAAAFGSKVVIMDEPTAALGVKESRRVLELILDVKARGMPIVLISHNMPHVFEVADRIHIHRLGRRLTVIDPKEYSMSDAVALMTGAMRPKEAA, encoded by the coding sequence ATGAAAACCTCGGCTACACCTGTTCTCTCGGCAAAGGGTCTGGTCAAGCGCTACGGTCGCGTCACCGCACTCGACCATGCCGATTTCGACCTCTATCCGGGCGAAATCCTTGCCGTTATCGGCGACAATGGCGCAGGCAAATCCTCGCTCATCAAGGCACTGTCCGGCGCGATCAAGCCGGATGAAGGGGAAGTCCTGCTCGACGGCAAGCCGGTCAGCTTTCATTCGCCGATGGAAGCGCGCCAGGCGGGTATCGAAACGGTTTATCAGAACCTTGCCCTGTCGCCTGCGCTTTCCATCGCCGACAATCTGTTTCTGGGGCGCGAAATTCGCCGCAAGGGACCGCTCGGATCCCTGTTCCGCATGCTGGATCGCGGCGCGATGGAAAAGATTGCGCGCGAGAAGCTGACGGAACTGGGCCTGATGACCATCCAGAATATCGGTCAGGCAGTGGAGACGCTGTCCGGCGGGCAGCGTCAGGGCGTTGCGGTGGCGCGCGCAGCCGCCTTCGGCTCCAAGGTTGTTATCATGGATGAGCCGACGGCGGCGCTGGGTGTCAAGGAATCGCGTCGCGTGCTGGAGCTGATCCTCGACGTGAAGGCGCGCGGCATGCCCATCGTGCTCATCTCGCACAACATGCCGCATGTGTTCGAGGTTGCTGACCGCATCCATATTCACCGGCTCGGACGCCGTCTGACGGTGATCGACCCGAAGGAATATTCCATGTCGGATGCCGTGGCGCTGATGACCGGGGCTATGAGGCCGAAGGAAGCGGCTTGA
- a CDS encoding fumarylacetoacetate hydrolase family protein, with protein MTTYVFAPPPQPFLPVKGTDARFPVHRIYCVGQNYADHAIEMGGDPTRNPPFFFQKNPDSLVIEGGDFPYPPKTEDVHHEIELVVALQAGGTDIPVEKALDHVYGYAVGIDMTRRDLQTVAKKAGRPWEVAKAFEHSAPCSAIVPVSEIGHLEKAAISLAINGETRQSGDLNQMIWKVAETISYLSSLFELQPGDLIFTGTPAGVGPVKRGDRLEGKVDGLGELSVTVA; from the coding sequence ATGACGACTTATGTTTTTGCGCCGCCCCCGCAGCCATTTTTGCCTGTGAAGGGAACGGATGCGCGCTTTCCCGTGCATCGCATCTATTGCGTCGGCCAGAACTATGCCGATCACGCCATCGAAATGGGCGGCGATCCGACCCGCAATCCGCCTTTCTTCTTCCAGAAGAATCCGGACAGCCTTGTGATCGAAGGCGGTGATTTCCCCTATCCGCCGAAGACCGAGGATGTGCATCACGAGATCGAACTTGTGGTGGCGCTGCAAGCCGGCGGTACCGACATTCCGGTCGAAAAGGCGCTGGACCATGTTTATGGCTATGCGGTCGGCATAGACATGACGCGCCGCGACCTGCAGACCGTGGCCAAGAAGGCCGGACGCCCGTGGGAAGTGGCCAAGGCCTTCGAACATTCCGCACCCTGTTCGGCCATCGTGCCGGTGTCGGAAATCGGTCATCTTGAAAAGGCTGCGATTTCGCTCGCCATCAATGGCGAAACCCGCCAGTCGGGCGATCTCAACCAGATGATCTGGAAAGTGGCGGAAACCATTTCCTATCTGTCCTCGCTCTTTGAGCTGCAGCCCGGCGATCTTATCTTTACGGGTACACCTGCAGGCGTCGGACCGGTGAAGCGCGGCGACCGTCTGGAAGGCAAGGTGGATGGTTTGGGGGAACTATCCGTAACAGTCGCTTGA
- a CDS encoding error-prone DNA polymerase has product MAHYFEMAAASNFSFLCGASHPQEQVARAHELGLSGIGIADRNTLAGVVRAHAAWKDFRETCDFRLFIGCRLSFIDGTPDMVVYPRDRPAYGQLCRLLTEGKARAAIKGECHLEWSDLLFRARQFQIAVFPPDKDEPDFAARLTEIAQAAPGSVWLALAMPHQGHDGRRSERIARFAAEANVPLLATNDVLYHHPDRRALQDVLTATRHHTTVFAAGRLLEKNAERHLKPPHEMMRLFRDYTGAVEATADFVAPITFRLDELKYDYPDEPVPPGKTPQQHLHDLTWAGAARHYGADSIPPKVQALIHKELALIEKLQYAAYFLTVYDIVSYARGEGILCQGRGSAANSVVCFCLGVTGVDPTQVDLLFERFISAERQEPPDIDVDFEHERREEVMQYVYDRYSRDRAAIVATVISYRSRSAIRDVGKALGLTEDVTAALANTVWGISGGGIDKQHIRQAGLDPDNPVVRRAVELAITLIGFPRHLSQHVGGFVLTRDRLDETVPIGPAAMDKRSFIEWDKDDIDEVGLMKVDVLSLGMLTCIRKAFDLIHQHKPQLYGGQKLTLANLPREDKAVYDMLCKGDSLGVFQVESRAQMNMLPRLQPRKFYDLVIEVAIVRPGPIQGDMVHPYLRRRNNEEPSTLPSPSPEHGPPDELQQILGKTKGVPLFQEQAMRIAMEAAKFTPEEANQLRRAMATFRKMGTIHTMEKKMIDGMVNRGYDRSFAENCFNQIKGFGEYGFPESHAASFAHLVYISAWIKHHHPEVFAAALLNSQPMGFYAPAQIVRDAREHDVTVLPVDVNFSQWDNLLEDIPGPNPAVRLGFRQIDGFSKRDTELLLADRQEPYRTIEDMHRRLRLDRRAFTLLADADAFGSLDIDRRAALWAVRRLPNDETLPLFRAAATSELAEEPRTRLPEMAASEHVIADYETTRLSLKGHPLQYLREGLAAEGISTCRAVQEGADGRRMKVAGVVTVRQRPGSAKGVVFLTIEDETGIANIVVWPKIMKTFRREVMGARLIHIEGRIQRSPEGVVHLVAAKLQDRSAALIEMSGREAQRLVAPSQTAHHPRNVKIMPNSRDFH; this is encoded by the coding sequence ATGGCTCATTATTTTGAAATGGCTGCTGCCAGCAATTTTTCCTTCCTTTGCGGTGCTTCGCATCCGCAGGAACAGGTAGCGCGCGCGCATGAGCTTGGCCTGTCCGGCATCGGCATTGCCGATCGCAACACGCTGGCCGGTGTGGTGCGGGCACATGCGGCATGGAAGGATTTTCGCGAAACATGCGATTTTCGGCTTTTCATCGGCTGTCGCCTTTCTTTCATCGACGGCACGCCGGATATGGTCGTCTATCCGCGTGATCGTCCGGCCTATGGGCAATTGTGTCGCCTGCTGACGGAAGGCAAGGCACGCGCCGCCATCAAGGGCGAATGCCACCTCGAATGGAGCGACCTGCTGTTTCGCGCCCGACAGTTCCAGATCGCGGTCTTTCCGCCTGACAAAGACGAGCCGGATTTTGCCGCACGCCTGACAGAGATCGCACAGGCCGCACCCGGCTCTGTCTGGCTGGCGCTCGCCATGCCGCATCAGGGCCATGACGGACGCCGGTCCGAGCGCATCGCCCGTTTTGCAGCCGAAGCCAATGTGCCGCTGCTCGCCACCAATGACGTGCTTTATCACCACCCCGACCGCCGTGCGCTTCAGGACGTGCTGACGGCCACCCGCCACCACACGACTGTTTTCGCAGCCGGTCGGCTTCTCGAAAAGAATGCCGAACGTCATCTGAAGCCACCGCATGAAATGATGCGATTGTTCCGCGACTACACTGGGGCCGTCGAAGCGACTGCCGATTTCGTCGCGCCCATCACCTTCCGGCTCGACGAGCTGAAATATGATTATCCAGACGAGCCGGTGCCCCCCGGCAAGACGCCGCAGCAGCATCTGCATGATCTCACCTGGGCAGGTGCGGCTCGCCATTATGGTGCGGACAGCATACCGCCGAAGGTGCAGGCGCTGATCCACAAGGAACTGGCGCTGATCGAAAAGCTGCAATATGCGGCCTATTTCCTCACCGTCTATGACATTGTGAGCTATGCCCGCGGAGAAGGCATTCTATGTCAGGGACGCGGCTCGGCGGCCAATTCCGTCGTCTGCTTCTGCCTTGGCGTCACCGGTGTGGACCCGACACAGGTCGATCTCCTGTTCGAGCGTTTCATCTCCGCCGAGCGTCAGGAGCCGCCGGATATCGATGTCGATTTCGAGCATGAGCGCCGCGAGGAGGTAATGCAATATGTCTATGACCGATATTCGAGAGACCGCGCGGCCATTGTCGCAACCGTCATCAGCTATCGGTCCCGCAGCGCGATCCGCGATGTCGGCAAGGCGCTGGGGCTGACCGAAGACGTGACGGCAGCGCTCGCCAATACGGTCTGGGGCATATCGGGCGGCGGCATCGACAAGCAGCATATAAGGCAGGCAGGTCTCGACCCCGACAATCCCGTCGTCCGGCGCGCAGTGGAACTTGCCATCACGCTGATCGGCTTTCCGCGCCACTTGTCGCAGCATGTCGGTGGTTTCGTGCTCACCCGCGACCGGCTGGACGAGACCGTGCCCATCGGCCCGGCAGCAATGGACAAGCGATCTTTCATCGAATGGGACAAGGACGATATCGACGAGGTGGGGCTGATGAAGGTGGATGTGCTGTCGCTCGGCATGCTCACCTGCATTCGCAAGGCTTTCGACCTTATTCACCAGCATAAGCCGCAGCTTTATGGTGGTCAAAAGCTGACGCTGGCCAATCTGCCGCGCGAAGATAAAGCCGTCTACGACATGCTGTGTAAGGGGGATTCGCTTGGCGTGTTTCAGGTGGAAAGCCGCGCCCAGATGAACATGCTGCCGCGTTTGCAACCGCGCAAGTTCTACGATCTCGTCATCGAGGTCGCCATTGTGCGCCCCGGCCCCATTCAGGGCGACATGGTGCATCCTTATCTGCGGCGACGGAACAATGAGGAACCCTCCACCTTGCCATCGCCTTCGCCGGAACATGGCCCACCCGACGAGTTGCAGCAGATTCTCGGCAAGACCAAGGGTGTGCCGCTGTTTCAGGAACAGGCGATGCGCATTGCCATGGAGGCCGCAAAATTCACGCCCGAAGAAGCCAATCAGTTGCGCCGCGCCATGGCCACCTTCCGCAAGATGGGCACCATTCATACCATGGAGAAAAAGATGATCGACGGCATGGTCAATCGTGGCTACGACCGGAGCTTTGCCGAAAACTGCTTCAACCAGATCAAGGGTTTCGGCGAATATGGCTTCCCCGAAAGTCACGCGGCGAGCTTTGCGCATCTGGTCTATATTTCCGCGTGGATCAAGCATCATCACCCGGAAGTGTTCGCCGCAGCGCTTCTCAATTCCCAGCCGATGGGCTTTTACGCGCCCGCCCAGATCGTGCGCGATGCCCGCGAACATGATGTGACGGTGCTGCCCGTCGATGTAAATTTCAGCCAATGGGATAATCTTCTGGAAGACATCCCCGGTCCGAACCCCGCTGTGAGGCTCGGCTTTCGCCAGATCGATGGTTTTTCCAAGCGTGACACAGAGCTGCTGCTTGCCGACCGGCAGGAACCTTACCGCACCATCGAGGACATGCATCGGCGTCTCCGGCTCGACCGGCGCGCCTTCACGCTTCTGGCCGATGCAGATGCCTTCGGCTCGCTCGACATCGACCGCCGTGCCGCACTTTGGGCCGTGCGCCGCCTGCCCAATGACGAGACTTTGCCGCTGTTTCGCGCCGCTGCGACCAGCGAGCTGGCGGAGGAACCGCGCACGAGGCTTCCTGAAATGGCCGCTTCCGAACATGTGATTGCCGATTACGAGACGACGCGGCTTTCGCTGAAGGGGCACCCGCTGCAATATCTGCGCGAGGGGCTGGCAGCGGAAGGCATTTCAACCTGTCGCGCCGTGCAGGAAGGTGCCGACGGACGCCGCATGAAGGTGGCGGGCGTCGTCACCGTGCGCCAGCGCCCCGGCAGCGCCAAGGGTGTGGTGTTTCTCACCATCGAAGATGAAACCGGCATTGCCAATATTGTCGTCTGGCCGAAGATCATGAAGACGTTTCGCCGCGAAGTGATGGGCGCGCGGCTGATCCATATCGAAGGCCGCATCCAGCGCAGCCCCGAAGGGGTCGTACATCTGGTGGCGGCAAAATTGCAGGACCGTTCGGCAGCGCTGATCGAGATGAGCGGACGCGAAGCACAGCGCCTCGTCGCTCCGTCCCAGACGGCGCATCATCCGCGGAATGTTAAAATCATGCCGAACTCGCGGGATTTTCATTGA
- a CDS encoding Y-family DNA polymerase: MFLALWFPFLPTDRLRRAVPPDGKPRLSPMAPLIVTERTANALRLTAVDAGAAKLGLFPGMALTDARARVERLEVAAAAPEHDAALLKRLAHWCERYTPLVALDQPHGLMLDITGCAHLFGGLDAMHADAVRRLERAGLGVQAAIADNSFAARLLARGTKGGTFSRAEADRLLPRLPLSALELTQTAETGLKRAGLKRIGDVMGLPRAALTARFGTDLATRLDRLARREHAPISPLRIMPLSTAERRLSEPVTVMELVERLLQELAQELFTQLEPEGKGALLIEASFFRVDGDVRHIHIETGQPLRNDKVFLRLARERLNALTDPLDAGFGFDMIRLAALRCAAIAQRQTGLDQHEEDEAGFSQLVDRLSARLGQNRILVSFSRNTHMPERAFGLRPALHTDGKGEADYESAPALPGDPPARPIKLFRPPQPIESVAEVPDSPPSFFLWRRVRHHVHLAEGPERIEPEWWLAIGHEVPELRDYYRVEDENGQRFWIFREGLYDGANHPRWFLHGLFA; encoded by the coding sequence CTGTTTCTCGCCCTCTGGTTTCCGTTTCTGCCGACCGACCGGCTTCGCCGCGCCGTTCCGCCTGACGGCAAACCGCGCCTGTCCCCCATGGCGCCCCTTATTGTCACCGAGCGCACGGCCAATGCGCTGCGCCTGACAGCGGTGGATGCCGGAGCGGCAAAGCTTGGTCTTTTTCCCGGTATGGCGCTGACGGATGCGCGCGCCCGCGTGGAAAGGCTTGAAGTGGCAGCGGCGGCACCCGAACATGATGCAGCATTGCTCAAGCGTCTTGCCCATTGGTGCGAACGCTACACGCCGCTTGTCGCCCTCGACCAGCCGCACGGGCTGATGCTCGACATCACCGGCTGCGCGCATCTTTTTGGCGGTCTCGACGCCATGCATGCGGATGCGGTCCGGCGTCTGGAACGGGCCGGGCTTGGCGTACAGGCGGCGATTGCCGATAACAGTTTTGCCGCGCGGCTTCTGGCACGTGGAACGAAGGGCGGTACTTTCAGCAGGGCGGAAGCCGACCGGCTGCTTCCCCGCCTGCCGCTCTCCGCACTTGAACTGACGCAAACCGCAGAAACCGGCCTCAAGCGCGCCGGATTGAAACGGATCGGCGATGTGATGGGGCTTCCGCGTGCCGCACTCACCGCCCGCTTCGGCACCGATCTTGCGACCCGGCTCGACCGGCTGGCGCGGCGCGAGCACGCGCCGATTTCACCTTTGCGCATCATGCCGCTCAGTACCGCCGAGCGCCGCCTGTCAGAGCCGGTAACAGTGATGGAGCTGGTCGAGCGCCTCTTGCAGGAACTGGCACAGGAGCTTTTTACGCAGCTTGAACCGGAGGGCAAAGGCGCGCTTCTGATTGAGGCCTCCTTCTTCCGTGTCGATGGCGACGTGCGTCATATCCACATCGAAACCGGCCAGCCTTTGCGCAACGACAAGGTTTTCCTGCGTCTTGCGCGTGAAAGGCTCAATGCGCTTACCGATCCGCTCGATGCCGGTTTCGGCTTCGACATGATCCGGCTGGCAGCGCTGCGCTGCGCGGCAATCGCCCAGCGCCAGACCGGGCTCGACCAGCATGAGGAGGATGAAGCGGGGTTCAGCCAGCTTGTCGACCGGCTTTCGGCGCGGCTTGGACAGAACCGCATTCTGGTTTCCTTTTCGCGCAACACACATATGCCCGAACGGGCCTTCGGCCTGCGTCCTGCCCTGCACACGGACGGCAAGGGTGAAGCCGATTATGAAAGCGCGCCGGCGCTTCCCGGTGATCCGCCTGCGCGTCCCATAAAACTGTTTCGCCCGCCACAGCCAATCGAAAGCGTGGCGGAAGTGCCCGACAGTCCACCTTCGTTTTTCCTGTGGCGACGGGTGCGCCATCATGTGCACCTTGCCGAAGGGCCGGAAAGGATCGAACCGGAATGGTGGCTCGCAATCGGTCACGAGGTGCCGGAGCTGCGCGATTATTACCGGGTGGAAGACGAGAACGGCCAGCGCTTCTGGATTTTTCGCGAAGGCCTTTATGACGGCGCCAATCATCCGCGCTGGTTTCTGCATGGGTTGTTTGCGTGA